Proteins encoded in a region of the Elizabethkingia bruuniana genome:
- a CDS encoding histone H1, with product MQELLEKIAQEFGTFTTDSNLQLEKGNKAAGTRARKAALELSKLLKDFRKVSVEESKK from the coding sequence ATGCAAGAACTATTAGAAAAAATCGCACAGGAGTTTGGAACTTTCACAACTGACTCTAACCTTCAATTAGAAAAAGGTAACAAAGCTGCAGGTACAAGAGCTAGAAAAGCAGCTTTAGAGTTAAGCAAATTATTGAAAGACTTCAGAAAAGTTTCTGTGGAGGAATCTAAGAAATAA
- the rplI gene encoding 50S ribosomal protein L9 gives MQIILKKDVENLGLEFDTIDVKPGYARNFLIPQGYALLATPKNKAALEATLEARKEEEAKLVAAATAKIDQLKKVVLTIPAKVGAGDKLFGSINNADLAEALAKAGVDIEKKFIKIPGNTIKRTGKFAAKVRLHRNVEHDYEFDVVSDAPVEAPKAAEKTETKEEA, from the coding sequence ATGCAAATTATTCTAAAAAAAGACGTAGAGAATTTAGGACTTGAATTCGATACTATCGATGTAAAACCTGGTTACGCTCGTAACTTCCTTATTCCTCAAGGATATGCTTTATTAGCAACTCCTAAAAACAAAGCAGCTTTAGAAGCTACTTTAGAGGCTAGAAAAGAAGAAGAAGCTAAATTAGTTGCTGCTGCTACAGCTAAGATCGATCAACTGAAAAAAGTTGTATTAACTATCCCTGCTAAAGTAGGTGCTGGTGACAAACTTTTCGGATCTATCAACAATGCAGATCTTGCAGAAGCTTTAGCTAAAGCTGGTGTAGACATTGAGAAAAAATTCATCAAGATTCCTGGTAACACTATCAAGAGAACTGGTAAGTTTGCTGCAAAAGTAAGACTTCACAGAAACGTAGAGCACGATTACGAATTTGACGTAGTTTCTGATGCTCCTGTAGAAGCTCCTAAAGCTGCTGAAAAAACTGAAACTAAAGAAGAGGCTTAA
- a CDS encoding phosphatase PAP2 family protein, with product MRKLYLLAGIALFTVSKAQTDTIKKDTVIPAKSLISYTPTTLESKPKFFQKEWVKKSIAPSILFVASAATWGQKEQIRENRNRYLPNFKVPYDDYLQYTPALAVYGLKLAGVKGRNNIGRATLSYATSLAIMAILVNSIKYTAKVERPDGSKRNSFPSGHAAMAFTNAAFLDKEYGLVNPAYSIAGYSAATFTGLGRALNNRHWLPDILAGAGIGILSTELGYFFIDKIFKNKGDNMGLLSKIEGNENPSFLALKSGATISMSNFLRESGLSDRKTVGFEAGLEGAYFFSKNWGVGADLNISTFPVRALHLKTEDPDLETLDVKTESLGFLNAMIGPYFAYDLTDKWQVMLKATAGYSKAANGKVFLKDDDPTATQQYYRIATYRPSKSLMMGSGISLTYKITPQLGITAYNDFRFTNSKINYHFSDVVENDDNLNHDFDVSSHEQISYMTLGLKLTAYF from the coding sequence ATGAGAAAACTTTATTTACTTGCAGGTATTGCATTATTTACTGTATCCAAAGCGCAAACGGATACAATAAAGAAAGATACTGTTATTCCTGCAAAATCACTTATTTCTTACACACCGACTACTCTGGAATCTAAACCTAAATTCTTCCAGAAGGAATGGGTAAAGAAATCAATAGCTCCGAGCATTTTATTTGTAGCTTCCGCGGCTACATGGGGACAAAAGGAACAAATACGTGAAAACAGAAACAGATATCTTCCCAATTTTAAGGTTCCTTACGACGATTATCTTCAATATACACCAGCATTGGCAGTATATGGGCTAAAGCTGGCAGGTGTAAAGGGACGTAATAATATAGGAAGAGCCACCCTTTCTTATGCAACCAGCCTTGCGATTATGGCAATTTTGGTTAACTCTATAAAATATACAGCAAAAGTAGAGCGTCCGGATGGTTCAAAAAGAAATTCTTTCCCATCAGGGCATGCTGCAATGGCTTTCACCAATGCAGCCTTTCTGGATAAAGAATATGGACTGGTAAACCCAGCTTATAGTATTGCAGGATATAGTGCCGCAACATTTACAGGATTGGGTCGTGCTCTAAATAACAGACACTGGTTACCTGATATTCTTGCGGGTGCTGGTATTGGTATTCTTTCTACAGAATTGGGTTATTTCTTTATCGATAAAATATTCAAAAATAAAGGAGATAACATGGGATTGCTTTCAAAAATTGAAGGCAATGAGAATCCTTCTTTCTTAGCCCTGAAATCAGGAGCTACCATTTCTATGTCCAACTTCCTGAGAGAATCTGGTCTGAGCGACAGAAAAACAGTAGGTTTTGAAGCAGGTCTGGAAGGAGCATATTTTTTCAGCAAAAATTGGGGTGTTGGCGCAGACTTGAATATCAGTACATTCCCTGTACGTGCATTACACCTGAAAACTGAAGATCCGGATTTGGAAACACTAGATGTAAAAACTGAATCTCTGGGCTTTCTAAATGCAATGATAGGACCATATTTTGCCTATGACCTTACAGATAAATGGCAGGTAATGCTAAAGGCTACGGCAGGATATTCCAAGGCTGCCAACGGAAAAGTATTCTTAAAAGACGATGATCCTACAGCAACACAGCAGTATTACAGAATAGCAACTTATCGCCCTTCTAAAAGCCTTATGATGGGATCCGGAATATCTTTAACCTACAAAATAACACCACAATTGGGTATTACAGCATACAACGATTTCCGTTTTACCAACTCAAAAATAAATTACCACTTCTCTGATGTTGTAGAGAATGATGACAATCTGAATCATGATTTCGATGTGTCTTCTCACGAGCAAATCTCTTATATGACACTAGGACTTAAGCTAACAGCTTATTTCTAA
- a CDS encoding heavy metal translocating P-type ATPase: MEKVFSIKGMSCDGCRSKIEKKLNEIEGISATVQLDPPVATIHSERDFSEEELQEKLEEAGNYSIEHETPKSGCCSAPAGNSLPTIGSLKKEAAKHTEEKASCCSSHKHEHSVPVDKISPSGQYICPMKCEGEKIYNEPGRCPVCGMFLAPVEEVNPLEKEEKTSCCSTTNHQHQHNIALADKISPSGQYICPMKCEGEKIYNEPGRCPVCGMFLAPVEEVNTPEKGEKASCCSGGHHHHTEKPKVTSSSAGKYYCPMHCEGDKLYDNPGSCPVCGMNLEKIPELKKKVQYTCPMHPEIIQDGPGNCPICGMDLVPMEPTEEEDATYKDLLKKFWISVGFTVPVFILAMGGMIPGNPISKILSPEANGWIQLGLTVPVVFYTAWMFFERAWTSFKTWRLNMFSLIGLGAGAAFIYSVVALIFPDIVPHELKEHHGGANLYFESVGVILTLVLLGQLMEAKAHSRTNSAIKELIKLSPTEATLVENGQDKKISVDDIQLGNILKVKPGDKIPVDGKITEGYSTIDESMITGEPVPVDKKEGDSVTSGTINGNRTFLMEAERVGDETLLSQIIHMVNEASRSKAPIQKLTDKVSAIFVPVVVLIAILSFIIWSIWGPDPKFVYAFASLLAVLIVACPCALGLATPMSVMVGVGKGAKNGILIKNAEALENLNKVNVLVTDKTGTLTEGKPVVQKIGIFNQYTETEVLQLAASLNQNSTHPLAEAIIKKAKEKGLSLEQASNFENISGKGVYGQTGGKEVLVGNESLLKQYNITIDQAIAAQITAEQEQGKTVSFVTIDHKIAGYVAITDPIKATSKEAIHQLMQMGVDVVMITGDNRKTAKAVADSLGIKHYIAQALPEDKLNEIKKLQEIGKIVAMAGDGINDAPALAQSDIGIAMGTGTDVAIESAQITLLKGDLKGIVKAKILSHKLVRNIKQNLLFAFLYNVLGIPIAAGVLYPSLGILLSPMIAAAAMSFSSVSVIVNSLRLNSAKL; the protein is encoded by the coding sequence ATGGAAAAAGTATTCAGCATAAAAGGAATGTCATGTGATGGCTGTCGCAGTAAAATAGAGAAAAAACTAAATGAAATAGAAGGTATCTCTGCTACTGTACAACTAGATCCTCCTGTAGCTACAATACATTCAGAAAGAGACTTTTCAGAAGAAGAGCTCCAGGAGAAGTTAGAAGAAGCCGGGAATTACAGCATCGAACATGAAACTCCAAAATCCGGATGCTGTTCTGCTCCTGCCGGTAATTCGTTACCTACAATCGGAAGTCTGAAAAAAGAAGCAGCAAAACATACTGAAGAGAAAGCTTCATGCTGCTCTTCTCATAAACATGAACATTCAGTACCCGTTGATAAAATATCACCTAGCGGGCAGTATATATGCCCTATGAAGTGTGAGGGTGAGAAAATATACAACGAACCCGGAAGATGTCCGGTATGTGGGATGTTCCTCGCTCCTGTTGAAGAAGTGAATCCCCTTGAAAAGGAAGAAAAAACTTCATGTTGTTCTACAACAAATCATCAGCATCAACATAATATAGCTCTCGCTGATAAAATATCACCTAGCGGGCAGTATATATGCCCTATGAAATGTGAAGGTGAGAAAATATACAATGAACCCGGAAGATGCCCGGTATGTGGAATGTTCCTCGCTCCTGTTGAAGAAGTAAATACTCCTGAAAAGGGAGAAAAAGCTTCATGCTGTAGTGGCGGGCACCATCATCATACAGAAAAACCTAAAGTAACATCATCATCGGCTGGTAAATACTACTGTCCAATGCATTGCGAAGGTGATAAATTATACGATAACCCCGGAAGCTGTCCTGTCTGTGGTATGAATCTGGAAAAAATACCGGAGTTGAAGAAAAAAGTTCAGTATACCTGCCCTATGCACCCGGAGATTATTCAGGATGGTCCTGGTAACTGCCCTATTTGTGGTATGGACCTCGTCCCTATGGAACCGACAGAAGAAGAAGATGCAACCTACAAAGATCTTCTGAAAAAATTCTGGATTTCCGTGGGTTTCACTGTTCCTGTATTTATATTGGCTATGGGCGGAATGATTCCCGGTAATCCAATTTCGAAAATATTATCACCAGAAGCTAACGGCTGGATACAATTAGGACTAACCGTTCCGGTGGTTTTCTATACTGCATGGATGTTTTTTGAAAGAGCCTGGACTTCTTTCAAGACGTGGAGACTCAATATGTTCAGTCTTATAGGTCTGGGTGCCGGAGCTGCTTTTATATACAGTGTGGTGGCTTTAATCTTCCCGGATATTGTTCCACATGAATTAAAAGAACATCACGGTGGTGCCAACTTATATTTTGAATCAGTAGGTGTTATTCTTACGCTTGTTCTTCTTGGGCAGCTGATGGAGGCAAAAGCACATTCCAGAACAAACTCTGCGATAAAGGAACTTATTAAACTCTCTCCGACTGAAGCCACACTGGTAGAAAATGGTCAGGATAAAAAGATTTCTGTAGATGACATTCAGCTGGGAAATATTCTAAAAGTGAAACCTGGTGATAAAATTCCGGTAGACGGAAAAATTACTGAGGGTTATTCTACAATAGATGAATCTATGATTACCGGTGAGCCTGTTCCTGTAGATAAAAAAGAAGGAGACAGCGTAACATCGGGTACTATCAATGGTAACAGAACCTTCCTTATGGAAGCTGAACGCGTAGGTGATGAAACACTGCTTTCACAAATCATTCATATGGTAAATGAAGCCAGCAGAAGTAAAGCTCCTATTCAGAAGCTTACTGATAAAGTATCAGCCATCTTTGTTCCGGTTGTTGTACTTATTGCAATTCTTTCATTTATAATATGGAGCATTTGGGGACCAGATCCGAAGTTTGTGTATGCGTTTGCCAGCCTTCTGGCTGTTCTTATTGTAGCATGTCCTTGTGCGCTTGGATTGGCAACGCCTATGTCGGTAATGGTAGGCGTAGGAAAAGGTGCCAAGAATGGTATTTTGATTAAAAATGCAGAAGCTTTAGAAAATCTTAATAAAGTAAATGTACTGGTAACGGATAAAACCGGAACACTTACAGAAGGAAAACCCGTTGTACAGAAAATTGGAATATTCAATCAGTATACAGAAACGGAAGTATTACAATTGGCTGCCAGTCTTAATCAAAATAGTACTCACCCACTGGCAGAAGCCATTATAAAGAAAGCTAAAGAAAAAGGCCTTAGCCTTGAACAAGCCAGCAATTTTGAGAACATTTCCGGAAAAGGAGTATACGGGCAAACAGGTGGTAAAGAAGTTCTTGTAGGAAACGAAAGTCTTCTGAAACAATATAACATAACTATAGACCAAGCAATTGCAGCACAAATTACTGCTGAGCAGGAACAAGGGAAAACAGTTTCTTTTGTCACTATAGATCATAAAATTGCCGGTTATGTAGCTATTACCGATCCTATAAAAGCAACCTCTAAAGAAGCAATACATCAGCTAATGCAAATGGGTGTAGATGTAGTCATGATAACGGGTGATAATCGTAAAACAGCTAAAGCTGTAGCTGATAGTCTTGGAATAAAACATTATATCGCACAGGCACTGCCTGAAGATAAGCTGAATGAGATAAAAAAATTACAGGAAATAGGTAAAATTGTTGCAATGGCAGGTGACGGAATTAATGATGCACCAGCACTAGCTCAGTCCGATATTGGTATAGCCATGGGTACAGGTACCGATGTTGCAATAGAAAGTGCACAAATAACCTTATTAAAAGGTGATCTTAAGGGTATTGTAAAGGCAAAGATACTTAGCCATAAGCTGGTTAGAAATATCAAACAAAACTTACTCTTTGCGTTCCTGTATAATGTATTAGGTATTCCAATTGCGGCAGGTGTATTATACCCTTCCTTGGGTATTCTGCTCTCCCCTATGATTGCAGCTGCTGCGATGAGCTTTAGTTCCGTTTCAGTAATTGTAAACTCATTGAGACTGAACTCTGCAAAATTGTAA
- the rpsF gene encoding 30S ribosomal protein S6, whose product MNNYETVFILTPVLSDAQVEEAVKKFEDLIKDNGCEIVAKENWGLKKLAYPIQLKKNGFYTLIEFKGEGDVVANLELAYKRDERVIRYLTTKMDKHAVDYAVTRRTKVKSQKA is encoded by the coding sequence ATGAACAATTACGAAACTGTTTTCATTTTGACTCCCGTTCTATCTGATGCTCAGGTGGAGGAAGCAGTTAAAAAATTCGAAGACCTTATTAAGGACAATGGTTGTGAGATCGTTGCTAAAGAAAACTGGGGACTTAAGAAATTGGCTTACCCAATTCAATTGAAAAAGAACGGATTCTACACTTTGATCGAATTCAAAGGTGAAGGTGATGTTGTAGCTAACTTAGAGCTAGCTTACAAGCGTGACGAAAGAGTTATCCGTTATTTAACAACTAAAATGGATAAGCATGCTGTAGACTATGCAGTAACGAGAAGAACAAAAGTGAAATCTCAAAAAGCTTAA
- the rpsR gene encoding 30S ribosomal protein S18, which produces MAIDEMAQQAAQGGESEVKFLTPLDINTKTQKKFCRFKKYGIKHVDYKDADFLLQFVNEQGKILPRRYTGTSLKYQRKVSAAIKRARHLALMPYVADLLK; this is translated from the coding sequence ATGGCAATAGATGAAATGGCACAACAAGCCGCACAAGGTGGTGAATCTGAAGTAAAGTTCCTTACTCCACTAGATATCAACACAAAAACACAGAAGAAATTCTGTCGTTTCAAAAAATACGGAATTAAGCATGTAGATTATAAAGATGCTGATTTCTTATTACAATTCGTAAATGAGCAAGGTAAAATCCTTCCAAGAAGATATACTGGTACTTCTCTAAAATACCAGAGAAAAGTTTCTGCAGCTATCAAAAGAGCTAGACACTTAGCTTTAATGCCATACGTAGCAGACCTTTTAAAATAA
- a CDS encoding glycerophosphodiester phosphodiesterase family protein, whose amino-acid sequence MKKYFIGALSIFSFMAMAQTQIIAHRGFWKTEGSAQNSIHALKGAQKLKVYGSEFDVRLSKDGVVVVNHDEDINKVVIAVTDFKELRKQKLADGEVIPTLDEYLKQGKKDPAVQMILEIKPLASEAFEKEAVEKSLALVKKNKMENQTQYISFSLFICKELKRLDPKAKVQYLKGDLSPKEIKDLGIDGIDYHYSVFDKNPTWLKEAKDLKLITNAWTVDNPDIFLKLKAQGIDFVTTNTPDVFQKL is encoded by the coding sequence ATGAAGAAGTATTTCATAGGTGCATTATCAATTTTTAGTTTTATGGCTATGGCACAAACTCAGATTATTGCGCATCGCGGTTTCTGGAAGACAGAAGGATCTGCCCAGAACTCAATACATGCATTAAAAGGAGCACAAAAGCTTAAGGTTTACGGATCAGAGTTTGATGTTCGTCTTTCAAAAGATGGTGTTGTAGTCGTTAATCACGATGAGGATATTAATAAAGTAGTTATTGCAGTAACAGATTTTAAAGAACTTAGAAAGCAAAAGCTAGCAGATGGAGAAGTGATTCCTACTTTGGATGAATACCTTAAACAGGGGAAGAAGGATCCGGCTGTACAGATGATTCTTGAAATAAAACCATTAGCATCTGAAGCATTTGAAAAAGAAGCTGTAGAAAAGAGCCTGGCACTGGTGAAAAAAAATAAAATGGAGAACCAGACCCAGTATATTTCTTTCAGTTTATTTATCTGTAAAGAACTGAAGCGTTTGGATCCAAAAGCAAAAGTGCAGTATCTGAAAGGAGATCTTTCACCGAAAGAAATCAAAGACCTGGGAATAGACGGAATAGACTATCACTACAGTGTATTCGACAAGAATCCAACCTGGTTAAAAGAAGCAAAAGATTTAAAACTGATAACAAATGCGTGGACTGTAGACAATCCGGATATTTTCCTGAAATTAAAAGCTCAGGGAATAGACTTTGTAACGACCAATACACCAGATGTTTTTCAGAAACTATAA
- a CDS encoding sensor histidine kinase: MKKKKFFSQFANWAVYVLLSFIVLGSILASAILINYLRKEEIHRIKLFAQAQKLLNEDSVQDPQVQLLLLNILDDNKSIPVIVADRFNNPVNMLNLPQDVTDNPGKVKNLLSEMEQSYKPLEIEMPDGNVQYIYYTNSRLMNNLRYYPLALGGVIIAYVLFSFWFLRTVQRSDEGFLWVGLAKETAHQIGTPLSSMIGWLEILRLENEASVGVKEIEKDIQRLTTISERFSKIGSVPELNDLNLKETIEQNHEYLKTRISNKINFSLQLPGGEILIPHSRILINWVIENIVKNAVDAMKGIGDLNMQISEKGDSIFIDIKDNGSGMTKTQIRNAFKPGYSTKKRGWGLGLSLAKRVIKDYHNGDIKILQTEVGKGSTFRIILSRSKDA; encoded by the coding sequence TTGAAGAAAAAGAAATTCTTTTCGCAGTTTGCTAACTGGGCGGTCTATGTACTCCTCAGTTTTATTGTATTAGGATCTATTCTGGCATCTGCGATACTTATCAATTATCTGCGTAAAGAGGAAATACACAGGATTAAGCTCTTTGCACAGGCACAAAAATTACTAAATGAAGACTCCGTACAGGATCCGCAGGTGCAACTTTTACTGCTGAATATACTGGATGATAATAAAAGTATTCCGGTGATTGTTGCAGACAGGTTTAATAATCCGGTAAATATGCTGAATTTGCCCCAGGATGTAACAGATAATCCGGGTAAAGTGAAAAACCTGCTTTCCGAAATGGAGCAGTCTTATAAACCTTTGGAAATAGAAATGCCGGATGGTAATGTCCAGTATATTTATTATACCAACTCCAGACTCATGAATAACCTTCGATATTATCCTTTAGCTTTAGGTGGAGTGATCATAGCTTATGTATTATTCTCTTTTTGGTTTTTGAGAACGGTACAACGAAGTGATGAAGGTTTCCTTTGGGTAGGATTGGCTAAAGAAACAGCCCATCAGATCGGGACTCCGCTATCGTCAATGATAGGCTGGCTAGAAATTTTGCGTTTGGAAAATGAAGCTAGTGTAGGTGTAAAGGAAATCGAAAAGGATATACAACGGCTTACAACAATTTCCGAACGTTTTTCCAAGATAGGTTCCGTTCCGGAGCTTAACGATCTTAATCTGAAAGAAACGATTGAACAAAATCATGAATATCTAAAAACCAGAATCTCCAATAAAATTAATTTTTCGCTCCAGCTGCCTGGTGGTGAAATTCTTATTCCACACAGCAGAATCTTAATAAACTGGGTTATAGAAAATATTGTGAAGAATGCGGTTGATGCGATGAAAGGAATAGGAGACCTTAATATGCAGATTTCGGAGAAAGGGGATAGTATTTTTATTGATATTAAAGACAATGGTTCCGGGATGACAAAGACACAGATTAGGAATGCTTTTAAGCCTGGATATTCAACAAAGAAAAGAGGCTGGGGGCTTGGGCTTTCTCTCGCAAAAAGAGTAATTAAAGATTATCATAATGGTGACATTAAGATATTACAAACGGAGGTCGGGAAGGGTTCAACTTTCAGAATTATACTATCCAGAAGTAAAGATGCATAG
- a CDS encoding FMN-binding glutamate synthase family protein → MRNQFLTWGIVIVLASWGITFLINADLWIPILLSLIYLWGLYDAFQTKHAILRNFPVLGNFRYFFEEISPEMQQYFIERNTDGKPFPRNERSAAYRRAKNISANVPFGTQLDINTRKYEGIKHSIYAKVPSEELPRVTVGGPLCKKPYNASLFNISAMSYGALSNRAVVSLNSGAKKGNFFHNTGEGGISHYHLEGGGDLCWQIGTGYFGCRDDHGHFNPELFAEKSAHPNVKLIEIKLSQGAKPGHGGVLPGVKNTPEIAKIRHVEPGKTILSPPGHTAFNSAEGLLKFVQQLRDLSEGKPVGFKLCIGDTREFEEICEKMNILNIWPDFITVDGAEGGTGAAPLEFSDGVGMPLEPALIFVNRTLQKYDVRDKIRIIASGKVLTSLDILRAVAMGADMCNNARGFMFSLGCIQALRCHSNACPTGVATQDKMLIKGLDVADKSERVYYFHRNTLHTCNELIAAAGRTSYAEVDASMFMRGDEFEHLSDSYFPDILTNVKHKTQI, encoded by the coding sequence ATGAGAAATCAGTTTCTTACCTGGGGTATCGTCATTGTATTGGCCTCCTGGGGAATAACTTTCCTTATTAACGCCGACCTGTGGATACCAATTTTGCTATCCCTTATTTATCTCTGGGGCCTATATGACGCTTTCCAGACAAAACACGCTATTTTGCGAAACTTTCCTGTATTGGGAAACTTCCGTTATTTCTTCGAGGAAATATCGCCGGAAATGCAGCAGTATTTCATCGAGAGAAATACCGATGGTAAACCTTTCCCGAGGAATGAAAGGTCTGCGGCTTACCGAAGAGCAAAAAATATATCTGCGAATGTACCATTTGGGACACAGTTAGACATTAATACAAGGAAATATGAAGGAATTAAGCACTCTATTTATGCAAAAGTTCCTTCTGAAGAATTACCAAGAGTAACCGTTGGAGGACCTTTGTGTAAGAAGCCTTACAATGCATCTTTATTTAATATCTCAGCGATGAGCTACGGAGCATTGAGTAACAGAGCTGTGGTATCTTTAAATTCTGGTGCTAAAAAAGGAAACTTCTTCCATAATACAGGGGAAGGGGGGATATCTCATTACCATTTAGAAGGTGGAGGAGATCTTTGCTGGCAGATTGGTACGGGGTATTTCGGATGTCGTGATGATCACGGACATTTTAATCCTGAACTTTTTGCAGAGAAGTCTGCCCATCCAAATGTAAAGCTAATTGAAATAAAACTTTCTCAAGGTGCAAAACCAGGACATGGTGGTGTATTACCAGGAGTAAAGAATACACCTGAAATTGCAAAGATTCGTCACGTAGAACCAGGGAAAACTATTTTATCTCCTCCGGGACACACAGCATTCAACAGTGCAGAAGGTTTATTGAAATTTGTACAGCAGCTGAGAGACCTTAGTGAAGGTAAGCCAGTCGGGTTTAAACTTTGTATTGGTGACACACGTGAATTTGAAGAGATTTGCGAGAAAATGAATATACTGAATATCTGGCCGGACTTTATTACGGTAGATGGAGCTGAGGGTGGTACAGGAGCTGCACCATTGGAGTTTTCAGACGGAGTTGGTATGCCTTTGGAGCCAGCACTTATCTTTGTAAACAGAACGCTTCAGAAATATGACGTTCGTGATAAAATCAGAATTATTGCCAGCGGAAAAGTATTGACTTCATTGGATATCCTTAGAGCTGTAGCAATGGGAGCCGATATGTGTAATAATGCAAGAGGCTTTATGTTCTCTTTAGGTTGTATTCAGGCTCTAAGATGCCATTCTAACGCTTGTCCTACAGGTGTAGCAACTCAGGATAAAATGCTGATTAAAGGTCTGGATGTGGCAGATAAGAGCGAGAGAGTATATTATTTCCACAGAAATACATTGCATACATGTAATGAGCTTATCGCTGCTGCCGGAAGAACATCTTATGCGGAAGTAGATGCTTCTATGTTTATGAGAGGTGATGAGTTTGAACATTTATCAGATTCTTACTTCCCGGATATCTTAACAAACGTAAAACACAAAACCCAGATCTAA
- a CDS encoding helix-turn-helix domain-containing protein codes for MELHIKNMVCGRCLSSVQNIFNNLDISLTKLELGVAETKDTLDKEQISVLEKALNGQGFEILQDLSVKQIEKMKTLILQKVQNMDIEEDFKISAYLSEHLHKEYSSLSKLFSQTENVTLEQYYILHKIEKVKELLVYNEYSLTQIADMLGYKTVQHLSSQFKKVTGFSPSQFQKAKDKHRQALDKI; via the coding sequence ATGGAATTACACATTAAAAATATGGTATGTGGCAGATGTCTGTCTTCTGTTCAGAATATCTTTAATAATCTGGATATTTCCCTGACTAAATTAGAACTGGGTGTTGCAGAAACAAAAGATACTCTTGATAAAGAGCAGATTTCTGTGCTTGAAAAAGCTTTGAATGGACAAGGCTTTGAAATACTTCAGGATCTTTCGGTAAAGCAGATTGAGAAAATGAAGACTCTTATTCTGCAGAAAGTACAAAATATGGACATTGAGGAAGACTTTAAAATATCAGCATACCTTAGTGAACATCTGCACAAAGAGTACAGTTCTCTATCCAAGCTATTTTCTCAGACTGAAAATGTTACGTTGGAGCAATATTATATCCTGCATAAAATAGAAAAGGTAAAAGAACTACTGGTGTACAACGAGTACTCTCTTACACAGATAGCAGACATGCTTGGATACAAAACAGTACAGCATCTTTCTTCTCAGTTTAAAAAGGTTACGGGTTTTTCGCCTTCGCAATTCCAGAAAGCAAAAGACAAGCACAGACAGGCTCTGGATAAAATATAA
- a CDS encoding acyl-CoA thioesterase translates to MNFHTRKWVKPEDLNPNQSLFGGRLLQWIDEEAALYAIIQLENPRCVTKFISEINFIHSATQGDIVEIGILATSFGHTSITLSCEVRNKMTRQTIIKIDKIIMVSLDEHGKPSAHGKTKIEYPHDRFPEG, encoded by the coding sequence ATGAATTTCCATACCCGTAAATGGGTAAAACCTGAAGATCTAAACCCTAATCAGTCTTTGTTCGGGGGTAGACTTTTACAATGGATAGATGAAGAAGCAGCATTATATGCTATTATACAGTTAGAAAACCCACGTTGCGTTACCAAGTTTATATCAGAAATCAACTTTATACATTCTGCTACACAAGGTGATATCGTAGAAATCGGAATTCTGGCAACATCTTTCGGACACACCTCTATTACCCTTTCATGTGAGGTAAGAAATAAAATGACAAGACAAACCATTATAAAGATTGATAAAATTATCATGGTAAGCCTAGATGAACATGGTAAACCATCAGCGCACGGAAAAACCAAAATAGAATATCCACACGACAGATTCCCTGAAGGATAA